In Amycolatopsis jiangsuensis, the following proteins share a genomic window:
- a CDS encoding alpha-hydroxy acid oxidase, with translation MVQRRLPRPSELQQILRPKPIVLNPTDRRLAVAHTIADLRTIARKRTPRAAFDYTDGAAELEDSLRRARQAYRRVEFHPNVLRGVSDVDTSTEILGVRSELPFAFAPTGFTRMMQHEGERAVGRVAERAGIPMGLSTMGTTSIEDLAAAAPGARKWFQLYVWRDRGAGQDLMNRAWESGYDTLLLTVDTPVAGARMRDVRNGLTIPPALTVKTFANGAMHPAWWFNLLTTEPLNFASLSHFDGTVAELLEKLFDPTLNYDDLDWVRRTWPGKLVIKGVQNVDDAREVVRRGADGVVLSNHGGRQLDRAPTPIELLPPVLDALEGGAEVWVDTGILSGGDIVAALARGADAVLIGRAFLYGLMAGGERGVQRCVDILRAELVRTMQLLGVRRIQDLRPSHATLH, from the coding sequence GTGGTCCAGCGTCGCCTGCCCCGGCCGAGTGAGCTGCAGCAGATCCTGCGGCCGAAGCCGATCGTGCTCAACCCGACCGACCGGCGGCTGGCCGTCGCGCACACCATCGCGGATCTGCGCACGATCGCCCGCAAACGCACCCCGCGCGCGGCGTTCGACTACACCGACGGCGCGGCCGAACTCGAAGACAGCCTCCGCCGTGCCCGGCAGGCCTACCGGCGGGTGGAGTTCCACCCGAACGTCCTGCGCGGAGTGTCCGATGTGGACACAAGCACGGAGATCCTCGGGGTTCGCTCGGAGCTGCCGTTCGCCTTCGCGCCCACCGGGTTCACCCGGATGATGCAGCACGAGGGCGAGCGCGCGGTGGGCCGGGTGGCCGAGCGCGCCGGTATCCCGATGGGCCTGTCCACGATGGGCACCACGTCCATCGAGGACCTCGCGGCGGCCGCTCCGGGCGCGCGCAAGTGGTTCCAGCTCTACGTGTGGCGCGACCGCGGCGCGGGCCAAGATCTGATGAACCGGGCGTGGGAAAGCGGCTACGACACGCTCCTGCTGACCGTCGACACCCCGGTCGCGGGTGCCCGGATGCGCGACGTGCGCAACGGGCTGACCATTCCGCCTGCGCTCACGGTGAAGACGTTCGCCAACGGGGCGATGCACCCCGCGTGGTGGTTCAACCTGCTCACCACCGAACCGCTGAACTTCGCCTCGCTCAGCCATTTCGACGGGACCGTCGCGGAGCTGCTGGAAAAGCTGTTCGACCCGACGCTGAACTACGACGACCTCGACTGGGTGCGCCGCACCTGGCCGGGCAAGCTGGTGATCAAGGGTGTGCAGAACGTGGACGACGCCCGCGAGGTGGTGCGCCGCGGCGCGGACGGGGTCGTGCTGTCCAACCACGGCGGCCGCCAGCTCGACCGCGCGCCCACGCCGATCGAGCTGCTGCCCCCGGTGCTCGACGCGCTCGAGGGCGGCGCCGAGGTGTGGGTGGACACCGGCATCCTTTCCGGCGGCGACATCGTGGCCGCGCTGGCCCGCGGCGCCGACGCCGTGCTGATCGGCCGCGCTTTCCTGTACGGCCTGATGGCCGGTGGCGAGCGCGGGGTGCAGCGCTGCGTGGACATCCTGCGCGCGGAGCTGGTCCGCACGATGCAGCTGCTCGGCGTGCGCCGGATCCAGGACCTGCGTCCCTCGCACGCCACCCTCCACTGA
- a CDS encoding L-lactate permease, with amino-acid sequence MFVQDLTPLGSLGLSALVAVVPLAVVLVLLGAVRAKAHHAALAGLVAALVVGAVAYRMPIGQAVSGALQGAVFGLFPILWIVVNALWVYRLTVRTGHFDVLRRSFGRISDDPRLQALIIAFCFGALMEALAGFGAPVAISAVMLVAVGFSPVRAAVVSLVANTAPVAFGAMGTPVVTLAQVTGLPLDQVSSIVGRQTPVLALFVPLLLVLIVDGRRGLRETWIPALTCGAAFGVVQFLASNHVSAQLADIAAALAGAAALVALPATRRAVPADVRAQALTGTATATADRPDERGEVVRAYLPYALIIVIFSLAQVPPVKKLLDTATWKFHWPGLDVHAPDGKAVSGNSFSLPFLNTGGTLVLLAGLITALALGIAGRTAVREWLATVAELRFAILTVAGVLALAYVMNLSGQTNTIGTFIAAAGAGLAFLSPVLGWFGVAVSGSDTSANALFGALQVAAAHQTGLPAPLLAAANSSGGVLGKMISPQNLTIACVAANLPGSEGRLLRKVLPWSVGLLVVLCLIVLGQSTPVLSWVLP; translated from the coding sequence GTGTTCGTGCAAGACCTGACTCCGCTGGGCTCGCTGGGACTTTCCGCGCTCGTCGCGGTCGTTCCGCTGGCCGTCGTGCTCGTGCTGCTGGGGGCGGTACGGGCGAAAGCACACCACGCCGCGCTGGCCGGGCTGGTCGCCGCGCTCGTGGTGGGTGCTGTGGCCTACCGGATGCCGATCGGCCAGGCCGTGTCCGGGGCGCTGCAGGGTGCCGTGTTCGGGCTGTTCCCGATCCTGTGGATCGTGGTCAACGCGCTGTGGGTCTACCGGCTGACCGTGCGCACCGGGCACTTCGACGTGCTGCGCCGCTCGTTCGGCCGGATTTCCGACGATCCGCGGCTGCAGGCCCTGATCATCGCCTTCTGCTTCGGCGCGCTGATGGAGGCGCTCGCCGGGTTCGGCGCGCCGGTCGCGATCAGCGCGGTGATGCTCGTGGCCGTCGGGTTCAGCCCGGTGCGGGCTGCGGTCGTTTCGCTGGTCGCGAACACCGCACCGGTCGCCTTCGGCGCGATGGGCACGCCGGTCGTCACACTCGCCCAGGTCACCGGCCTGCCGCTGGACCAGGTGTCGTCCATCGTCGGACGGCAGACCCCGGTGCTGGCGCTGTTCGTGCCGCTGCTGCTGGTGCTCATCGTGGACGGCCGTCGCGGCCTGCGTGAAACCTGGATACCGGCACTGACCTGCGGAGCCGCCTTCGGCGTCGTCCAGTTCCTCGCCTCGAACCACGTGTCCGCGCAGCTCGCCGACATCGCCGCCGCCCTCGCCGGGGCGGCCGCGCTCGTCGCCCTGCCCGCGACGCGCCGGGCGGTGCCCGCGGACGTCCGCGCCCAAGCGCTCACCGGAACGGCGACCGCCACCGCGGACCGGCCGGACGAGCGCGGCGAGGTGGTGCGCGCCTACCTGCCGTACGCGTTGATCATCGTGATCTTCTCACTCGCCCAGGTGCCACCGGTGAAGAAGCTGCTCGACACGGCCACCTGGAAATTCCACTGGCCCGGACTGGACGTGCACGCACCCGACGGGAAAGCGGTGTCCGGCAACAGTTTCTCCCTGCCGTTCCTGAACACCGGCGGCACTCTGGTGCTGCTGGCCGGGCTGATCACCGCGCTGGCGCTGGGCATCGCCGGACGCACCGCGGTGCGCGAATGGCTCGCCACCGTGGCCGAACTGCGGTTCGCCATCCTCACCGTGGCCGGTGTACTGGCGCTGGCGTACGTGATGAACCTGTCCGGCCAGACGAACACCATCGGCACGTTCATCGCGGCGGCCGGCGCCGGGCTCGCGTTCCTCTCCCCGGTACTGGGCTGGTTCGGCGTCGCGGTGTCGGGTTCGGACACGTCGGCGAACGCGCTGTTCGGGGCTCTGCAGGTGGCCGCGGCCCACCAGACCGGACTGCCCGCGCCGTTGCTCGCGGCGGCGAACAGCTCCGGCGGAGTGCTCGGGAAGATGATCTCGCCGCAGAACCTCACCATCGCCTGCGTGGCGGCGAACCTGCCCGGTTCGGAAGGGCGGTTGCTGCGCAAAGTGCTGCCGTGGAGCGTGGGGCTGCTGGTGGTGCTGTGCCTGATCGTGCTCGGGCAGAGCACCCCGGTGCTCAGCTGGGTGCTGCCGTGA
- a CDS encoding nicotinamide mononucleotide transporter family protein: MDFLLHHGVTVLGQWISIAELAGQLFALAVVFLAERRTLWTWPVQVAATALLFSVYVSAHLGGLAGRQVAILLISLYGWWAWSRRSDPVYGVVVRRGRWTERFAMLAAFAGGTVAMALALQALDASWAPWPDAAIFVGTLVAFAAQGVGLVEFWGVWLVVDAIGVPLQIGSGLYFSAAIYVVFAALVVHGWISWSRSARRVRAQEHVTAAPS, from the coding sequence ATGGACTTCCTGCTGCACCACGGCGTGACCGTGCTGGGCCAGTGGATTTCGATCGCGGAGCTGGCAGGTCAGCTGTTCGCGCTGGCCGTCGTGTTCCTCGCCGAACGCCGGACGCTGTGGACGTGGCCCGTGCAGGTGGCGGCCACCGCGCTGCTGTTCTCGGTCTACGTTTCCGCGCACCTCGGCGGTCTGGCCGGCCGGCAGGTCGCCATCCTGCTGATCTCGCTCTACGGCTGGTGGGCCTGGAGCCGGCGCAGCGATCCGGTGTACGGCGTGGTGGTGCGCCGGGGCCGGTGGACCGAGCGGTTCGCGATGCTGGCCGCCTTCGCCGGCGGAACGGTCGCGATGGCGCTCGCGCTGCAGGCGCTCGACGCGTCCTGGGCGCCGTGGCCGGACGCCGCCATCTTCGTGGGCACGCTCGTCGCGTTCGCCGCGCAGGGGGTGGGGCTGGTCGAGTTCTGGGGCGTCTGGCTGGTGGTCGACGCGATCGGGGTGCCGCTGCAGATCGGGTCCGGGCTGTACTTCTCGGCCGCGATCTACGTGGTGTTCGCGGCGCTGGTCGTGCACGGCTGGATCAGCTGGAGCCGGTCGGCCCGCCGCGTCCGCGCGCAGGAGCACGTCACGGCAGCACCCAGCTGA
- a CDS encoding ABC transporter permease: protein MSTREVQMSPVSAVGLVASREIGTRLKSKAYRITTLVMLIIVVALVVVFKFIGGGGGADATVGYVPSAAQLAAPLTATAKTLDQNVATQAVPDQAAGEAKLRDGSLDALLVQDAQRVHVQVQKTLDGTLKNALTVLAGQVALDQQITGLGGDPAQVRQAMASASVDELPPLEKPYDYDGQQLTLGIIAGILIYFSLMLNGQIVAQGVVEEKTSRVVELLLSTIKPWQLMAGKVLGIGTVGLIQMLAIGVVGLAAGLGFGVLTISVSAAVGTVIWLIVWYLLGFFMYSIVFAALGALVSRQEDVGGTTMPALLLVIAGYVVGISVLPSDPSNTFAEVLSVIPFFAPTLMPMRLAMGGVPVWEAVVSVGLVVLLIPLLIWLAARIYRNAVMRTGAKVKLSDALRAA from the coding sequence ATGAGCACGCGCGAAGTGCAGATGAGCCCGGTGTCCGCGGTGGGGCTGGTGGCCTCGCGCGAGATCGGCACCCGGCTGAAGTCCAAGGCCTACCGGATCACCACGCTGGTCATGCTGATCATCGTGGTCGCGCTGGTCGTGGTGTTCAAGTTCATCGGCGGTGGCGGCGGAGCGGACGCGACGGTCGGCTACGTGCCCTCCGCGGCGCAGCTGGCCGCGCCGCTGACCGCGACGGCGAAGACCCTCGACCAGAACGTCGCCACGCAAGCGGTGCCCGACCAGGCGGCGGGCGAGGCGAAGCTGCGGGACGGTTCGCTGGACGCGCTGCTGGTGCAGGACGCGCAGCGGGTGCACGTCCAGGTGCAGAAAACGCTCGACGGCACGCTGAAGAACGCGCTCACCGTGCTCGCCGGGCAGGTGGCGCTCGACCAGCAGATCACCGGCCTCGGCGGTGATCCGGCGCAGGTGCGCCAGGCGATGGCGAGCGCGTCGGTCGACGAGCTGCCACCGCTGGAGAAGCCCTACGACTACGACGGCCAGCAGCTCACGCTGGGCATCATCGCGGGCATCCTGATCTACTTCTCGCTCATGCTCAACGGCCAGATCGTGGCGCAGGGGGTGGTCGAGGAGAAGACGTCGCGGGTGGTCGAACTGCTGCTGTCCACGATCAAACCGTGGCAGCTGATGGCCGGGAAGGTGCTGGGCATCGGCACGGTCGGGCTGATCCAGATGCTCGCGATCGGGGTGGTCGGCCTCGCGGCCGGGCTCGGGTTCGGGGTGCTGACCATTTCGGTGTCCGCCGCGGTCGGCACCGTGATCTGGCTGATCGTCTGGTACCTGCTCGGGTTCTTCATGTACTCGATCGTCTTCGCCGCGCTGGGTGCGCTGGTGTCGCGGCAGGAGGACGTCGGCGGCACGACGATGCCCGCGCTGCTGCTGGTGATCGCCGGATACGTGGTCGGGATCTCGGTGCTGCCCTCGGACCCGTCGAACACGTTCGCCGAAGTGCTGTCGGTGATCCCGTTCTTCGCGCCCACCTTGATGCCGATGCGCCTGGCGATGGGCGGTGTCCCGGTCTGGGAAGCGGTGGTGTCGGTGGGACTGGTGGTGCTGCTGATCCCGCTGCTGATCTGGCTGGCCGCCCGCATCTACCGCAACGCGGTCATGCGCACCGGCGCGAAGGTCAAACTGAGCGACGCCCTCCGGGCAGCGTGA
- a CDS encoding ABC transporter ATP-binding protein, with translation MAEPGLEIDGISKRYGAVVALQQMTFDVRPGELFGFVGSNGAGKTTTMRISLGVLSADAGEVRYAGQRITHETRRHIGYMPEERGLYPKMKVGEQLTYLARLHGMRAGEAKASTQRWTERLGVAARRDDEVEKLSLGNQQRVQLAAALVHEPRILVLDEPFSGLDPVAVDVMSAVLREKAAEGVPVVFSSHQLDLVERLCDRIGIVRSGRMEACGSVPELRSGAGGATRVSVDAPSAPPDWAAALPGVTVLGRKGDVTELELEPGADDQAVLRAALATGPVREFARKQPSLTELFRSVVAEHQEAAA, from the coding sequence ATGGCAGAGCCCGGGCTGGAGATCGACGGGATCTCCAAGAGGTACGGCGCCGTGGTGGCGTTGCAGCAGATGACATTCGACGTGCGGCCGGGCGAATTGTTCGGATTCGTGGGCAGCAACGGCGCGGGCAAGACGACGACCATGCGCATCAGCCTCGGGGTGCTGAGCGCCGACGCCGGCGAGGTGCGCTACGCGGGGCAGCGGATCACGCACGAGACCCGCCGGCACATCGGGTACATGCCCGAGGAGCGCGGTCTGTACCCGAAGATGAAGGTGGGGGAGCAGCTGACCTACCTCGCCCGGTTGCACGGGATGCGTGCCGGCGAGGCGAAGGCGTCCACGCAGCGGTGGACCGAACGGCTCGGCGTGGCCGCGCGCCGGGACGACGAGGTGGAGAAGCTCAGCCTCGGCAACCAGCAGCGGGTGCAGCTGGCCGCCGCGCTGGTGCACGAGCCGCGGATCCTGGTGCTGGACGAGCCGTTCTCCGGGCTCGACCCGGTGGCGGTGGACGTGATGAGCGCGGTGCTGCGGGAGAAGGCGGCCGAGGGCGTGCCGGTGGTGTTTTCCAGCCACCAGCTGGACCTCGTGGAACGGCTGTGCGACCGCATCGGGATCGTCCGGAGTGGACGGATGGAGGCCTGCGGTTCGGTGCCGGAGCTGCGTTCCGGGGCCGGCGGTGCGACGCGGGTGTCGGTGGACGCGCCGTCCGCGCCACCGGACTGGGCGGCCGCGCTGCCCGGCGTGACCGTGCTGGGCCGCAAGGGCGACGTGACCGAGCTCGAACTGGAACCGGGCGCGGACGACCAGGCGGTGCTGCGGGCCGCGCTGGCGACCGGGCCGGTGCGGGAGTTCGCGCGGAAGCAGCCGTCGCTGACCGAGCTGTTCCGTTCCGTCGTGGCCGAGCACCAGGAGGCGGCGGCATGA
- a CDS encoding PucR family transcriptional regulator, giving the protein MADTKGGRRVPKHHGLSAKTLRDLERASGRLASASVAVMEERLVGFGRLPADQRASVLLITQAGAAGFVSWLRDAKEALKFTTEAFRDAPAELSRWISLRQAVGMVRLAIEVFEEQLPEFAANEAERAALIEGILRYGREIAFAAANSYAAAAEARGAWDARLEALVVDGIVRGDAEEAVLSRAAALGWDPAGMATVLVGNPPSDDPPTVVFEVRARAARVGRPVLLSVQGSRLVLVIGGATEGGPKDREILARMSTVFAEGPVVAGPTVPTLAEAHHSAAEALSGLRAVVGWPGAPRPARSDDLLPERALSGDPGAERLLVDQVARPLEEAGAALQRTVETYLDNGGVLERCAQALFVHPNTVRYRLRKATEVTGRNPTDPRDALVLRVALTVGRLARARGLW; this is encoded by the coding sequence ATGGCTGACACGAAGGGCGGGCGCCGGGTGCCCAAGCACCACGGACTGTCCGCGAAGACCCTGCGCGACCTCGAGCGCGCCTCCGGGCGGCTGGCGAGCGCCAGTGTCGCGGTCATGGAAGAGCGGCTGGTGGGGTTCGGCAGGCTGCCCGCCGACCAGCGGGCCAGCGTCCTGCTCATCACGCAGGCGGGGGCCGCCGGGTTCGTCAGCTGGCTGCGTGACGCGAAGGAAGCGCTGAAGTTCACCACGGAGGCGTTCCGCGACGCGCCCGCCGAGCTGTCGCGCTGGATCAGCCTGCGCCAGGCGGTGGGCATGGTCCGGCTGGCGATCGAGGTGTTCGAGGAGCAGCTGCCGGAATTCGCCGCGAACGAGGCGGAACGGGCCGCGCTCATCGAGGGGATTCTGCGCTACGGCCGGGAAATCGCGTTCGCCGCGGCCAATTCCTACGCTGCCGCCGCGGAAGCGCGTGGTGCCTGGGACGCCCGGCTCGAGGCCCTCGTCGTGGACGGCATCGTCCGCGGCGACGCCGAGGAGGCCGTGTTGTCCCGCGCGGCCGCGCTGGGCTGGGATCCGGCCGGGATGGCGACCGTGCTGGTGGGCAACCCGCCGTCGGACGATCCGCCCACAGTGGTGTTCGAGGTCCGCGCCCGTGCCGCCCGGGTCGGACGCCCGGTTCTGCTGTCCGTGCAGGGTTCCCGGCTGGTGCTGGTGATCGGCGGAGCCACCGAAGGCGGACCGAAGGACCGCGAAATCCTCGCGCGGATGTCCACTGTGTTCGCCGAAGGACCGGTGGTCGCCGGCCCGACCGTGCCCACTCTGGCCGAGGCGCACCACAGCGCGGCCGAGGCGCTGTCCGGGTTGCGCGCCGTGGTCGGCTGGCCCGGCGCGCCGCGTCCGGCACGCTCCGACGACCTGCTGCCCGAACGCGCGCTGTCCGGCGACCCCGGCGCCGAACGGCTGCTCGTGGACCAGGTCGCCCGGCCACTGGAGGAGGCAGGCGCGGCCCTGCAGCGCACCGTGGAGACCTACCTGGACAACGGCGGCGTACTGGAACGCTGCGCCCAGGCGTTGTTCGTGCACCCCAACACCGTCCGCTACCGGCTCCGCAAAGCCACCGAAGTGACCGGCCGCAACCCCACCGACCCCCGCGACGCCCTCGTCCTGCGGGTCGCGCTGACCGTCGGCAGGCTGGCCCGCGCCCGCGGTCTCTGGTGA
- a CDS encoding ACP S-malonyltransferase — protein sequence MTRAVLSPGQGSQAPGMLTPWLELDGARARVQEWSAQAGLDLLRLGTEAGAEEIQDTAVAQPLIVALSLLTAEYVPLPGDAPVAGHSVGELAAAAIAGVLSPADAIALAAVRGAEMAKACALEPTSMAAVMLGDPDEVVAWLEGQGLTAANRNGAGQIVASGAAATIEHIVAEPMEGTKIRALKVAGAFHTPYMAPAEDAVREHAAGLTPADPTRPLLSNADGQVVTSGAEYLRRLVAQVTRPVRWDLTMAGLASLGVDHTVELAPAGTLTGLVRRQLKGVVTTTTALKSPAELAALREEGIQ from the coding sequence GTGACACGTGCAGTCCTCTCCCCCGGCCAGGGTTCCCAGGCCCCCGGCATGCTCACCCCGTGGCTCGAGCTCGACGGCGCTCGCGCGCGCGTGCAGGAGTGGTCCGCCCAGGCCGGGCTCGACCTGCTCCGGCTCGGCACCGAGGCCGGCGCCGAGGAGATCCAGGACACCGCGGTCGCCCAGCCGCTCATCGTCGCGCTCTCCCTGCTCACCGCCGAGTACGTGCCGCTGCCCGGCGACGCGCCGGTGGCCGGGCACTCGGTGGGCGAGCTCGCCGCCGCCGCGATCGCCGGCGTGCTGTCCCCGGCCGACGCGATCGCGCTGGCCGCGGTCCGCGGCGCCGAGATGGCCAAGGCGTGCGCGCTAGAGCCGACCTCGATGGCCGCGGTGATGCTCGGCGACCCGGACGAGGTCGTCGCCTGGCTCGAGGGCCAGGGCCTGACCGCGGCCAACCGCAACGGCGCCGGCCAGATCGTGGCCTCCGGCGCCGCCGCGACGATCGAGCACATCGTCGCCGAACCGATGGAGGGCACGAAGATCCGTGCGCTCAAGGTGGCCGGCGCCTTCCACACGCCCTACATGGCGCCCGCGGAAGACGCCGTGCGCGAGCACGCCGCCGGCCTCACCCCGGCCGACCCCACGCGCCCCCTGCTGTCCAACGCCGACGGCCAGGTGGTCACCAGCGGCGCCGAGTACCTGCGGCGGCTCGTCGCCCAGGTGACCCGTCCGGTCCGCTGGGACCTGACCATGGCCGGGCTCGCCTCGCTCGGCGTGGACCACACCGTCGAACTCGCGCCCGCGGGCACCCTGACCGGCCTGGTCCGGCGGCAGCTCAAGGGCGTGGTCACCACTACCACCGCGCTGAAGTCGCCCGCCGAGCTGGCGGCACTGCGCGAGGAGGGCATCCAGTGA